Proteins co-encoded in one Desulfitobacterium hafniense DCB-2 genomic window:
- a CDS encoding DUF2922 domain-containing protein translates to MAITTTKVVRLTFTTTGGKTFSITIPNPKDDLQQAEAVAVMNSLIESDLFLTAGGSLLGIRDIKVVDTQTNDLYDPPQV, encoded by the coding sequence ATGGCGATCACAACCACTAAGGTGGTGAGATTAACCTTTACCACTACGGGAGGAAAGACGTTTTCCATAACCATCCCTAATCCCAAAGATGATTTGCAGCAGGCCGAAGCGGTGGCTGTTATGAATTCCCTGATTGAAAGTGATCTGTTTTTAACTGCCGGCGGTTCTCTGCTGGGGATCAGGGATATCAAGGTCGTTGATACCCAAACCAATGACCTTTATGACCCGCCTCAGGTGTAA
- a CDS encoding DUF1659 domain-containing protein encodes MAVTSTPLSSALVIVYQAGLTPLGAPVTRQKSLNGLRFDADEQAIYNAAHALFSLSQYSVLDVLNRKTFELLEE; translated from the coding sequence ATGGCGGTAACATCCACCCCTTTGAGCTCAGCCCTGGTCATCGTATACCAAGCCGGGCTCACCCCCTTGGGAGCCCCGGTAACCAGGCAGAAGAGCCTGAACGGTTTGCGGTTCGACGCTGATGAACAGGCGATTTATAATGCGGCCCACGCCTTGTTCAGTTTATCCCAGTACTCGGTGCTGGATGTCCTGAACCGGAAAACCTTCGAGCTCCTTGAGGAGTAA